One segment of Nostoc flagelliforme CCNUN1 DNA contains the following:
- a CDS encoding tetratricopeptide repeat protein — protein sequence MKQQLVFPRQKVGLICVGAISRPQILLQSFLLFTFLLSPIAAGAVDITQQLHRPLNSSVGRQSRDEADSLLSIGEKQYALGYADKTITSCLRALELYHSIGDLKAQGLTYNLLAKAYVQLNSLKEAEDALRRGLAIARDTKDFQSQVFVLNNIGTFFLQQGEFAAAGKTVEDALAIAHGVKNIEGEGLSLSNLGLVTARLGDYNKAIKLYENALIFRRQTGDDIGEANTLNNLGDAYLASGNYQDTIGTYGAAMQIAKTNRDRTNELRAIDGLVTAHTAVGRYERAFDLLEQRLALAKELQNLREELKSFESYAQLYKQQGNYLTARNFYQRAIILARTLEDSKQEVQLLDQLTKMLQHK from the coding sequence ATGAAACAACAGCTTGTATTTCCCAGGCAAAAGGTAGGCTTAATTTGTGTAGGTGCAATTTCTCGTCCCCAAATACTTTTACAGAGCTTTTTACTGTTTACTTTTTTGCTGAGTCCCATAGCTGCGGGTGCAGTTGATATTACGCAACAACTCCATCGCCCTTTAAATAGTTCCGTTGGGCGACAATCAAGAGATGAAGCAGATAGCTTGCTGAGTATCGGTGAAAAACAATACGCTTTAGGATATGCCGATAAAACAATTACGTCTTGCTTGCGGGCACTAGAACTATATCACTCAATTGGCGACCTGAAAGCACAAGGTCTAACTTACAATTTGCTTGCTAAGGCTTATGTGCAACTAAATAGTTTAAAAGAGGCGGAAGATGCTTTAAGAAGAGGATTAGCGATCGCTCGTGATACTAAAGACTTCCAATCTCAGGTTTTTGTGCTAAATAATATCGGTACATTTTTCCTGCAACAGGGAGAATTTGCTGCTGCTGGAAAAACTGTTGAAGATGCACTCGCAATTGCTCACGGTGTCAAAAATATTGAAGGAGAAGGACTATCTTTAAGTAATTTGGGTTTGGTAACTGCCAGGTTAGGAGATTATAACAAGGCAATTAAATTGTATGAAAATGCTTTAATTTTCCGCCGTCAGACTGGCGATGACATCGGTGAAGCAAATACCTTAAATAATTTAGGAGATGCTTATTTAGCATCTGGAAATTATCAGGATACTATTGGCACTTATGGGGCAGCAATGCAGATAGCTAAAACTAACCGCGATCGCACTAATGAATTACGGGCAATTGACGGTTTAGTTACTGCTCACACTGCTGTCGGACGCTACGAACGGGCTTTTGATTTACTAGAGCAACGTTTAGCACTGGCTAAAGAATTGCAAAATTTGCGAGAAGAATTAAAATCTTTTGAGTCTTACGCTCAGTTATACAAGCAACAAGGTAATTACTTAACTGCCCGCAATTTTTACCAAAGGGCGATTATACTGGCGCGAACATTGGAAGACAGCAAGCAAGAAGTGCAATTGCTAGATCAGCTAACTAAAATGCTTCAGCACAAGTAG
- a CDS encoding sensor histidine kinase, translating into MFQATRRRLALWYTTVTAVLLLLFASGVYLYVRSTLIERIDDTLNHVVEIVERCLTTSPCASKLIFEPINADADKFRINNLEASFRDNTDTVEDDHIDLEWFSPTGELLWSTLSEPLNIPIHANRTGETVRVVKGEKEKGKDDKLLTPNSLLPTTSAYLGSARHESLSTSPHSPLLLRQVTQRVEVGRQVLGYLRVSHPWFEVTKPSRELIFDLALGIGLMVVSVGASGWFLSGKAMEPVGESYQRLKQFTADASHELRSPITLIQTNVQVALADLDLAETEATTSLQYRQQLKVVERLTQRLGKLVNDLLFLARQDSGISKDTFSPCPLDALLMEVVEEQQLLLPEKKIALSLDLVDPPASETSPELLENWFTLVGNWDQLVRLFTNLIANALHYTPAGGGVKVELARIEGINRVSGLRYTSAQLQVKVSDTGVGIPAEALPRLFDRFYRVDPARTHTTGNTLTASATGSGLGLAIAQAIVEHHQGHIQVESTQGIGTTFTVTLPITLES; encoded by the coding sequence ATGTTTCAAGCTACTCGTCGTCGTCTTGCCCTTTGGTACACTACTGTCACTGCTGTATTACTACTACTGTTTGCCAGTGGCGTTTATTTATACGTCCGTAGTACACTGATTGAGCGGATTGATGATACCCTTAACCATGTAGTGGAAATAGTAGAGCGTTGTCTCACAACAAGCCCCTGTGCATCTAAGCTCATATTTGAACCAATTAATGCTGATGCAGATAAATTTCGCATTAATAATCTAGAAGCCAGTTTTCGTGACAATACCGACACCGTAGAAGATGACCACATCGACCTAGAATGGTTTAGTCCGACTGGTGAATTACTTTGGTCAACGCTATCCGAACCCCTAAATATTCCTATTCATGCCAACCGCACTGGTGAAACTGTGCGCGTAGTTAAGGGAGAGAAAGAAAAAGGCAAAGATGATAAACTCCTCACTCCTAACTCCCTACTCCCCACTACTTCGGCTTACCTCGGCTCCGCTCGGCACGAGTCGCTCAGTACAAGTCCCCACTCCCCACTGTTATTACGACAAGTGACACAACGGGTGGAAGTGGGGCGGCAAGTATTAGGATATCTGCGTGTTAGTCATCCCTGGTTTGAAGTCACCAAACCCAGTCGCGAATTAATTTTTGATTTGGCGCTAGGTATTGGGTTAATGGTGGTTTCTGTGGGAGCAAGTGGCTGGTTTCTTTCGGGTAAAGCGATGGAACCTGTAGGAGAGTCTTACCAACGCCTCAAACAATTTACTGCTGATGCTTCTCATGAACTTAGAAGTCCCATTACTTTGATTCAAACAAATGTGCAAGTGGCCCTTGCTGACTTGGATTTAGCAGAGACAGAAGCAACTACTTCTTTGCAGTATCGGCAACAATTAAAGGTGGTGGAACGGTTAACGCAGCGTTTGGGTAAATTAGTTAATGACTTACTGTTTTTAGCACGACAGGATAGTGGTATTAGCAAAGATACTTTTTCACCTTGTCCGCTAGATGCTTTGCTGATGGAGGTGGTTGAAGAACAACAATTGTTACTTCCTGAAAAAAAAATCGCTCTTTCTCTAGACTTAGTTGATCCTCCCGCCTCCGAAACTAGCCCGGAATTATTGGAAAATTGGTTTACCCTTGTGGGCAATTGGGATCAACTGGTGCGGCTGTTCACAAATTTAATTGCTAACGCCTTGCATTACACTCCAGCAGGTGGAGGGGTGAAAGTTGAATTGGCGCGGATAGAAGGAATAAATCGCGTTTCTGGACTACGTTACACCAGTGCCCAGTTGCAAGTTAAAGTGAGTGATACCGGAGTTGGAATTCCAGCAGAAGCACTACCACGCTTATTTGACCGTTTTTATCGGGTAGATCCGGCACGGACTCATACAACTGGAAATACACTTACAGCCAGTGCTACTGGTTCAGGATTGGGATTAGCGATCGCTCAAGCTATTGTCGAACATCACCAGGGTCATATTCAAGTTGAAAGTACTCAAGGCATTGGCACTACGTTTACTGTCACTTTACCAATAACTCTTGAGTCTTAA
- a CDS encoding pre-peptidase C-terminal domain-containing protein encodes MPSPYSGFPDPGSTTATALDTTSPSYIGGSLTNTVNIFQNSLGGSDTLDIYKFTTSSSSIVSLNLDGLGSNADLNLLNSAGNYIFNSNQAGTTPESIRANLAAGTYYARLSLVSGESNTNYNLSLTAETVQESGRSDNTRSTAFNIGQFSSTNTSYNTIDFVGNSGASGAIQDSADYYKFNVANSGTINITLNGLGADANLELRNSSGVIQSNIQTGTTLESINYNLAVGITYYVRVSPGALSSTNYNLQLSFASDPLDNAGNTTTAARNINTLTITAASYSDFVNSSDNFDYYRFDLASTALVDLTLTPATANADLQLLDSSSNGILSSNQTGITEDFIRRSLKAGTYYILVTPGTGSTSNYTLKASATAIGIDQAPDTFGTASNIGALSGTTQTFNDFVGNIDSNDWYRFSLNNNSAFNLTLNGLTDNADVQLVNSSGITIQTSALMGAVNETINTNLSAGTYYIRVYPSGSAEAFYTLNVSATLQAQMLDLRSGSGSSDPSNLTALSSNLYFTANDGTNGVQLWRSDGTTKTRLTNINPGSFNPANLTVVNNKLYFTANDGIKGTELWVYDGTTAQIVSDINPNSASSDPTNLTVVGNNLFFSADNGTNGRELWVYNGTTSALVKDIYSGASSSDPANLTNVNGQLYFTAYNPTSGNELWTSNGTASGTQVIDIRAGGLSSSPNSLTTVGSTLYFTANNGTSGFEVWKYASGAASLVKDVTPGNNGFGPAYLTAVGSNLYFVTDSDNDFQQELWKSDGNNAGTTQVSSSITGIGAFNFKAVGSTLYFTAYDSATGLELWKSDASSTAVVKDIWVDSDPNNSIPSSLVNFNGSLYFAASDASNNRELWSSDGTAVGTSKVSNINATGNANPAQLTVVDKRLFFTATTGTNGTELWVI; translated from the coding sequence ATGCCAAGTCCTTATTCAGGATTTCCCGATCCAGGAAGTACAACAGCCACAGCTTTAGACACTACATCTCCCTCTTATATTGGTGGCTCTCTCACTAACACGGTCAACATATTTCAAAACTCTCTTGGTGGCTCTGACACTCTTGATATATATAAATTTACTACTAGTAGTTCCAGCATCGTTAGCTTAAACTTAGATGGCTTAGGTAGCAATGCAGATTTAAATCTGTTAAATAGTGCTGGTAATTATATATTTAATTCTAATCAAGCAGGTACTACACCAGAATCAATCCGCGCTAACCTCGCTGCTGGCACATACTACGCCCGGCTTTCGTTGGTTAGCGGTGAGAGCAACACAAATTATAACCTCAGTCTTACAGCAGAAACTGTCCAAGAAAGCGGACGCTCTGATAATACCAGGTCAACTGCATTCAATATTGGTCAGTTTAGTAGCACTAATACTAGCTATAATACCATTGATTTTGTGGGAAATAGTGGTGCAAGCGGTGCTATCCAAGATTCTGCTGATTACTACAAATTTAACGTAGCAAATAGCGGCACGATCAACATTACTCTCAATGGTCTGGGAGCCGATGCTAATCTAGAGTTGCGTAACAGTTCTGGAGTCATCCAAAGTAATATTCAAACTGGCACTACACTAGAGTCTATCAACTACAATCTTGCTGTTGGTATTACATACTATGTTCGTGTATCTCCTGGTGCGTTAAGTTCTACTAACTATAATTTGCAGCTTTCCTTTGCCTCAGATCCATTAGACAATGCGGGTAATACAACTACGGCAGCTCGCAATATTAATACCTTAACTATTACTGCTGCAAGTTACTCAGACTTTGTAAATTCTTCTGATAACTTCGATTATTACCGCTTTGATTTGGCCTCTACGGCTTTGGTTGACCTTACCTTAACACCAGCAACAGCCAACGCAGATTTACAATTACTTGATAGTTCGAGTAACGGTATCCTATCTTCTAACCAAACGGGAATTACTGAAGACTTCATCAGACGTAGTTTGAAGGCGGGTACTTATTACATTCTGGTCACTCCCGGTACTGGTTCAACGAGTAACTATACCTTAAAAGCATCGGCTACAGCGATAGGAATAGACCAGGCTCCTGACACGTTCGGAACAGCTAGTAATATCGGCGCATTAAGCGGTACTACTCAAACCTTCAACGATTTTGTTGGCAATATTGATAGTAATGATTGGTATCGTTTCAGTCTCAATAACAATAGTGCATTCAACCTGACTCTCAATGGTTTGACAGACAATGCAGATGTCCAACTGGTCAACAGTAGCGGAATTACGATTCAGACATCTGCTCTAATGGGAGCTGTAAATGAGACTATTAACACTAACCTGAGTGCAGGTACTTATTACATTCGCGTCTATCCATCTGGTTCTGCCGAGGCATTCTACACCTTAAACGTGTCAGCGACTCTACAAGCCCAGATGCTCGACTTGCGTTCAGGTTCTGGCAGCTCTGACCCAAGCAATCTGACAGCATTAAGTAGCAATTTGTACTTTACTGCTAACGATGGTACTAATGGCGTTCAATTGTGGAGAAGTGATGGCACTACCAAAACTCGCCTGACCAACATTAATCCTGGTAGTTTCAACCCAGCTAATCTGACTGTCGTGAACAACAAGCTGTACTTCACCGCTAATGACGGCATAAAAGGTACAGAACTATGGGTGTACGACGGTACCACAGCGCAGATAGTCAGTGATATTAATCCTAATTCTGCTAGTTCCGACCCAACTAACCTCACTGTTGTTGGTAACAACCTCTTCTTTAGTGCTGATAATGGCACCAATGGTAGGGAATTATGGGTATATAATGGCACGACATCTGCGCTAGTTAAGGATATTTACTCTGGTGCTAGCAGTTCCGATCCTGCAAATCTCACTAATGTTAACGGACAGCTATACTTCACAGCTTATAACCCAACTAGTGGTAACGAGCTTTGGACTAGCAATGGTACCGCAAGCGGAACGCAAGTTATTGACATCAGAGCAGGTGGACTTAGCTCATCACCTAACAGTCTGACTACTGTTGGTAGCACCCTGTACTTCACCGCTAACAATGGTACGAGTGGGTTTGAGGTATGGAAGTACGCATCTGGAGCCGCTAGCTTAGTTAAAGATGTTACACCTGGCAATAATGGGTTTGGGCCAGCTTATCTCACAGCTGTTGGCAGTAACTTGTACTTTGTTACAGATAGTGATAATGACTTTCAGCAAGAACTGTGGAAGAGTGACGGTAATAACGCTGGAACTACACAGGTCAGTAGTAGCATTACTGGTATTGGTGCGTTCAACTTTAAGGCTGTTGGCAGTACACTCTACTTTACTGCTTACGATTCTGCAACTGGTTTGGAACTATGGAAGAGTGATGCTTCCAGCACCGCAGTAGTTAAAGATATTTGGGTGGATAGCGACCCTAATAACAGTATTCCTAGTAGTCTGGTCAATTTTAATGGCTCCCTGTATTTTGCGGCTTCTGACGCTAGCAACAATAGGGAATTGTGGAGCAGTGACGGCACAGCTGTAGGTACGAGCAAGGTGAGCAATATTAATGCCACAGGCAATGCTAACCCTGCCCAGCTGACTGTCGTTGATAAGCGGCTGTTCTTCACCGCCACGACCGGGACTAACGGTACAGAGTTGTGGGTGATTTAA
- a CDS encoding fimbrial biogenesis chaperone produces MFYKSRNIALGLISALALGMPPATALNIGISPSRIEMEINNKTRSQSIRVLNLSSEPVEIKASVRSWVMSEDNKLQEVAPSEQSLEQWIVFTPSQFKIPAGGAQTLRFAVRPRIQPKAGEHRAVLYLEEISRANATAKPKSRSVRVVARLGVVIYGYVGEVKRVGVVNSVTVDTKLNAPNAVFDISNQGNAYVRLKGQYAIWPAAKYPGAEATKPVVNVGQPGAKIPENILDTGSLPSAPVLPDNRRQVRLPITKKLPPGNYVLDINGELNGVSINKGIPFTVPAINNNELVTKPASQNLRNSLPRK; encoded by the coding sequence ATGTTTTATAAATCTAGAAATATAGCCTTGGGTCTGATTAGCGCATTAGCTTTAGGGATGCCTCCTGCTACAGCACTTAATATTGGCATTTCCCCTTCTCGGATTGAAATGGAAATTAATAACAAAACGCGCTCCCAATCCATTCGTGTTTTGAACCTTTCGTCCGAGCCGGTTGAAATTAAAGCTTCTGTCCGGTCTTGGGTAATGAGCGAAGATAATAAACTACAAGAAGTTGCACCCAGCGAGCAATCTTTAGAGCAGTGGATTGTTTTCACCCCCTCTCAATTTAAAATTCCAGCCGGTGGCGCTCAAACTCTACGCTTTGCAGTACGTCCGAGAATCCAGCCTAAAGCAGGTGAACACCGGGCTGTGCTTTATCTTGAAGAAATTTCTCGTGCTAATGCTACGGCCAAGCCAAAATCTAGGAGTGTGAGGGTAGTCGCACGGTTAGGCGTTGTGATTTATGGCTATGTAGGAGAGGTTAAGAGGGTTGGTGTAGTTAATTCTGTGACTGTAGACACCAAACTAAATGCTCCTAATGCAGTATTTGATATTTCTAATCAAGGTAATGCCTATGTGCGGCTAAAAGGTCAATATGCTATCTGGCCTGCTGCTAAATATCCGGGAGCAGAAGCTACAAAACCCGTAGTTAATGTAGGTCAGCCAGGGGCAAAGATTCCAGAGAATATATTAGATACAGGCTCATTACCCTCAGCACCAGTATTACCTGATAACCGTCGTCAAGTTCGACTACCAATCACTAAAAAGTTACCTCCTGGCAACTATGTATTGGACATCAATGGCGAATTGAATGGTGTTTCGATTAATAAAGGTATACCTTTTACAGTTCCAGCAATTAATAACAACGAGCTTGTAACTAAGCCTGCTTCGCAGAATCTCAGAAATTCGCTACCCCGTAAATAG
- a CDS encoding carboxypeptidase regulatory-like domain-containing protein: MTGNFVQDALFDDFTSRDSGKLGAFYQVRQGLSNDLTLEGAVQVLPDTTQAQAGFIWRLASPAILAASVGTSRGELGYTADLDFQLDRFQIIGNSELYPSTYLYSSQSRDRFNHSLEFKYKFGDSFNLGVIARNRQDQNNSADYISPTFLFRPFSNLSLSGRPDFQGRYLFNAFYQVSLQSRLSFNTFGDIYTTDFGYNFNRQYQLSFGTEFGGDLASRYTLTLNRSARNLTGLSWRLGAAYSNGDLGPIVGASMQVLPSLFARVEYQGIPSRTRSIFGGFGDDRLTISLVSDLSFAGGRIAPSNYTSIGKERGGIAGQIVVEGGRKSFGLNGSIIQVLNKRNQVIGAARTDSSGNFFVGNLPEGVYIVEIDPEQLPVELSLPKTTVVAEVANSAVTRLDFPARLEYGLAGRITDVSGKPIPEVEVELINADGKRVVSAMTDEFGLYRLDGVAVGNYTLGVPVQDGITNSVTLPKLEIAINKDFLYDQNLKLPIAAAGKETERK, encoded by the coding sequence TTGACAGGGAACTTTGTTCAAGATGCTTTGTTTGATGATTTTACTTCCCGTGATTCAGGTAAGCTTGGTGCATTTTATCAGGTGCGTCAAGGGCTTTCCAATGATTTAACATTGGAAGGGGCAGTACAAGTACTGCCTGATACAACGCAAGCACAAGCTGGTTTTATTTGGCGCTTGGCATCTCCTGCAATTCTAGCTGCCAGTGTTGGGACTTCTCGTGGTGAACTGGGCTATACAGCAGATTTAGATTTCCAGTTAGACCGCTTTCAAATTATCGGTAATTCTGAATTATATCCATCTACATATTTATATAGCAGTCAATCACGCGATCGCTTTAATCATAGTCTGGAATTTAAATATAAGTTTGGTGACAGTTTCAATTTGGGAGTTATTGCCCGCAATCGTCAAGATCAGAATAATTCAGCCGATTACATTTCGCCTACCTTTTTGTTCCGGCCTTTTTCAAACTTATCTTTAAGCGGTAGACCAGATTTTCAAGGGCGCTATTTATTCAATGCTTTTTACCAAGTATCACTGCAAAGTAGGCTATCTTTTAACACTTTTGGTGATATCTATACAACGGATTTTGGTTATAACTTCAACCGACAATATCAACTATCCTTTGGAACCGAATTTGGTGGTGATTTGGCTAGTCGTTACACTTTGACATTGAATCGTAGTGCCCGTAATCTCACTGGTTTGAGTTGGCGTCTAGGAGCAGCTTATAGTAATGGAGATTTAGGGCCGATTGTGGGTGCTAGTATGCAAGTACTTCCAAGTCTGTTTGCTAGAGTTGAATACCAAGGCATTCCCTCCAGAACTAGAAGCATTTTTGGCGGCTTTGGCGATGATCGCTTGACAATATCATTGGTATCAGATTTATCTTTTGCTGGTGGCAGAATAGCCCCGTCTAACTACACTTCTATTGGTAAAGAGCGCGGTGGGATTGCTGGGCAAATTGTCGTAGAAGGAGGAAGAAAAAGCTTTGGCTTAAATGGATCTATTATCCAGGTGTTAAATAAGCGTAACCAAGTTATTGGTGCAGCTAGAACCGACTCTAGTGGTAACTTTTTTGTAGGTAATTTGCCAGAAGGTGTCTACATAGTTGAGATTGATCCAGAACAGCTACCTGTGGAACTTTCCTTGCCAAAAACAACTGTAGTCGCCGAGGTGGCAAACTCTGCCGTCACTCGCTTAGATTTTCCAGCTAGATTAGAGTATGGTCTAGCAGGAAGAATCACAGATGTATCAGGTAAACCTATACCAGAAGTAGAGGTAGAATTAATTAATGCTGATGGCAAGCGAGTAGTATCAGCCATGACCGACGAATTCGGTCTTTATCGTTTGGATGGGGTTGCCGTTGGCAATTACACATTAGGGGTTCCAGTTCAAGATGGTATTACCAACAGTGTGACTCTTCCTAAACTAGAGATAGCAATTAACAAAGATTTCCTCTACGACCAAAATCTGAAATTACCGATTGCCGCAGCAGGTAAGGAAACAGAGCGCAAGTAA
- a CDS encoding RNA polymerase sigma factor sigma-70 region 4 domain-containing protein, translating to MQIPHFPEANHPLVKSLFHHSDHELLTLFQQNPDAGKYFTVIFCRYSPIVYTLIRHSARSPVQADYLFALTWRHIYYELGGLNLTASESGQEALTMQNWLINMTAFCINEIKLPPTEAIHYSLQATSPPLWCYVEQALDQLPPVLRLIVLMAQTFHWSETRIAAYLQAEGEAIAPNEVANFLQEGYRMLEDKLPTDIRAIYFGEDLAQL from the coding sequence ATGCAAATTCCTCATTTCCCGGAAGCTAATCACCCCCTGGTGAAGTCGCTGTTCCATCACAGTGACCATGAACTACTGACTCTGTTTCAACAAAATCCAGATGCCGGAAAGTATTTCACAGTTATTTTTTGTCGCTATAGTCCCATAGTGTATACCTTAATTCGTCATTCGGCGCGATCGCCTGTGCAGGCAGATTATCTGTTTGCCCTCACCTGGCGGCATATCTACTACGAACTCGGTGGACTAAATTTAACCGCCTCTGAATCAGGTCAGGAAGCCTTAACCATGCAAAATTGGTTAATTAATATGACAGCTTTCTGTATCAATGAGATTAAACTACCACCCACAGAAGCAATTCATTATTCTCTGCAAGCGACTTCGCCGCCGCTATGGTGCTATGTAGAACAGGCGTTAGACCAACTACCACCAGTTTTGCGATTAATCGTGTTGATGGCTCAAACTTTCCACTGGAGCGAAACTAGAATCGCCGCCTATCTGCAAGCTGAAGGAGAAGCGATCGCTCCAAACGAAGTAGCTAATTTTCTACAGGAAGGCTATCGTATGCTAGAGGACAAATTACCCACAGATATCCGCGCTATATACTTTGGTGAAGATTTAGCGCAATTATAG
- the ppk1 gene encoding polyphosphate kinase 1 → MAKSKKSATPINLSDPQYYLNRELSWLEFNGRVLHEACDDRTPLLERLKFLGIFNSNLDEFFMVRVAGLKQQVEAKVSLLTPDGRTPQQQLDDIRSTLTPLVKKEHQHFEQVLRPLLVNHGIHILDYIDLNQKQRTHLNSYFEEQVFPVLTPLAVDPSHPFPFISNLSLNLAVVVKNPDTEEEFFARVKVPSVLPRFLPIPPELGDQKNDKPAHWTGVPLEQAIAHNLESLFPGMNIQEYHPFRITRDADLVLEEDEADDLLLAIEQELRKRRLGGSPVRLEIQSQTPEIVRSRLLHDLELTESDLYEVEGLLGLRDLMYFMSLPLPELKDPPRQSVVPLRLQRLREPSLDPDTLETDEGKDFFAVIREKDLLVHHPYQSFSATVVRFITHAAYDPNVLAIKMTLYRTSGDSPIVNALIAAAENGKQISVLVELKARFDEENNIYWAKRLERVGVHVVYGLVGLKTHSKTVMVVRREKDRIRRYVHIGTGNYNPKTARLYTDLGLFSCREELGADITDLFNFLTGYSLQKSYRELLVAPVNMRDRFLGLIHREIENVQNGFSGRIVAKMNSLVDPQIIATLYEASRAGVQIDLIIRGVCCLRPGLKDISENIRIISIVGRFLEHSRIYYFHNNTQEEIYIGSADWMRRNLDRRVEVITPVKDPDIAKDLQEIMGIMLADNRQAWELQADGTYIQRRPYDDSPEANSQKILMNMALRSTGVASNLID, encoded by the coding sequence ATGGCAAAATCTAAAAAAAGCGCCACCCCCATCAATCTCAGCGATCCACAATATTATCTTAACCGAGAGTTAAGCTGGCTAGAATTTAATGGTAGGGTATTACATGAAGCCTGTGACGATCGCACGCCCCTTCTCGAACGCCTGAAGTTTTTGGGAATATTCAACTCTAATTTAGATGAGTTTTTCATGGTGCGCGTTGCTGGTTTAAAGCAACAAGTAGAAGCGAAAGTTAGCCTGTTGACTCCTGATGGTCGGACACCACAACAACAGTTAGACGATATTAGGTCTACCCTTACTCCTCTTGTAAAGAAAGAGCATCAACATTTTGAGCAAGTACTTCGTCCTCTACTAGTAAATCATGGCATCCATATTCTGGATTACATAGATTTGAATCAAAAACAACGGACTCATCTCAACAGTTATTTTGAGGAACAAGTCTTTCCAGTTTTGACTCCTCTGGCTGTTGATCCTAGTCATCCCTTTCCTTTTATTTCTAATCTCAGTCTGAATCTGGCTGTTGTGGTCAAAAACCCAGATACCGAAGAAGAATTCTTTGCCAGAGTTAAAGTCCCTAGTGTTCTCCCCCGATTTTTACCGATACCGCCGGAGTTGGGAGATCAGAAAAACGATAAACCTGCCCACTGGACAGGTGTACCTTTAGAACAAGCGATCGCTCATAACTTGGAATCTCTATTTCCAGGGATGAACATTCAAGAATATCATCCGTTCCGCATTACCCGTGATGCCGATTTGGTCTTAGAAGAAGATGAAGCAGATGATTTATTGTTAGCCATCGAACAGGAATTGCGAAAACGGCGCTTGGGTGGAAGTCCAGTCCGGCTAGAAATTCAATCCCAGACTCCTGAAATAGTGCGATCGCGATTATTGCATGATTTGGAATTAACAGAAAGCGATCTCTACGAAGTAGAAGGTCTTTTGGGACTGCGGGATTTGATGTATTTTATGTCCTTGCCATTGCCAGAACTCAAAGATCCACCACGCCAATCTGTTGTACCATTACGCTTGCAAAGGTTGAGGGAACCGAGTTTAGACCCAGATACGCTGGAGACGGACGAAGGAAAAGACTTTTTTGCTGTGATTCGGGAAAAGGATTTGCTAGTACACCATCCCTATCAATCCTTTTCGGCTACAGTGGTGCGCTTTATTACCCATGCTGCCTACGATCCAAATGTGTTAGCCATCAAGATGACCCTTTACCGGACTTCTGGTGACTCGCCCATCGTCAACGCCTTAATTGCCGCCGCCGAAAATGGCAAACAGATATCCGTACTGGTGGAATTAAAGGCGCGATTTGATGAGGAGAATAATATTTACTGGGCAAAACGACTAGAGAGAGTTGGAGTTCATGTTGTCTATGGTTTAGTGGGGCTGAAAACCCACAGTAAAACCGTCATGGTGGTACGGCGGGAAAAAGACCGGATACGCCGATATGTGCATATTGGCACTGGTAACTATAACCCCAAAACGGCACGCCTGTATACAGATTTGGGATTGTTCAGTTGCCGTGAAGAATTAGGTGCTGACATCACAGATTTATTTAATTTCTTAACAGGCTACTCCCTGCAAAAATCTTATCGAGAGTTGCTAGTTGCGCCTGTGAATATGCGCGATCGCTTTTTGGGACTAATTCACCGCGAAATCGAAAATGTTCAAAATGGATTTTCTGGACGCATTGTTGCCAAAATGAATTCCCTAGTCGATCCGCAAATTATCGCTACTTTATATGAAGCCTCCCGCGCCGGAGTACAAATAGACTTAATTATCAGGGGTGTTTGTTGTTTGCGTCCAGGACTCAAAGACATTAGTGAAAATATTCGCATAATCAGCATTGTCGGTCGCTTTTTAGAACACTCTCGGATTTATTATTTTCATAACAATACACAAGAGGAAATCTATATCGGCAGCGCCGACTGGATGCGCCGCAATTTAGATCGCCGAGTGGAAGTAATTACCCCAGTCAAAGACCCAGATATTGCCAAAGATTTGCAAGAAATTATGGGAATTATGCTCGCAGATAATCGCCAAGCTTGGGAATTACAAGCCGATGGAACTTACATTCAACGGCGTCCCTATGATGATTCTCCAGAAGCTAATTCACAAAAAATTCTCATGAATATGGCATTACGCTCAACTGGTGTAGCCTCAAACCTGATTGATTAA